A genomic stretch from Ooceraea biroi isolate clonal line C1 chromosome 3, Obir_v5.4, whole genome shotgun sequence includes:
- the LOC105285705 gene encoding coiled-coil domain-containing protein 149, whose amino-acid sequence MDDKSGHGKEDDNDADVESKAILRKKLQVKSDALVVLSQELNQYKIQRDQFKLMAEKIQERFLHLKKQMCDTKESNKCDSLENNFRTLDLLTEAREQNKCLRLQVETLRQRLMDAEGDIKALRTNNNHNNRVSVDQEAQLAPAMHQREEMIEQLEKLNLRCSQLQTDLQTVLDEKHELEVERDAFKCKAHRLNHELSKALSASKPVDLDALINENRYLQERLQQLLEEKELTRQSLSKYKSMLDSKRAKGAMKLGVNSAAGTVMTHKQVEQLLQESSYIPPQKSAAAVTDLRCLCTALLEALNDKTLALAHQKKANKILALRICELDSAIQSPTMKLLEGYTSANIDSKCDNELNDLDHAVNGNTDSIEENSIITDENNVHCSSSPESQVMQQLQSIQMSLPKNLGVLVQKALNNLKDKDKQKI is encoded by the exons ATGGATGACAAATCTGGCCATGGCAAAGAGGACGATAACGATGCTGACGTAGAATCCAAA GCGATATTAAGGAAAAAGCTGCAGGTAAAGTCTGACGCGCTCGTGGTGTTGAGCCAAGAGTTgaatcaatataaaatacagcgagatcaatttaaattgatGGCTGAAAAAATACAGGAAAGATTTTTGCACTTGAAGAAGCAGATGTGTGATACGAAGGAGTCGAACAA GTGTGACAGTTTAGAGAATAATTTTAGAACATTAGATCTATTGACGGAAGCACGGGAACAGAACAAATGCCTGAGGCTACAAGTTGAAACGTTGAGGCAAAGGCTGATGGACGCAGAGGGCGATATAAAGGCATTACGTacgaataataatcataacaATCGGGTTTCGGTTGACCAAGAGGCTCAGCTTGCACCAGCGATGCATCAGAGAGAGGAGATGATAGAGCAActagagaaattaaatttaagg TGTTCACAGTTGCAAACGGATCTGCAGACCGTGCTCGATGAGAAGCATGAATTGGAAGTAGAAAGAGACGCGTTCAAGTGTAAAGCGCATCGTCTGAATCATGAACTGTCTAAAGCTCTAAGTGCTTCCAAACCAGTTGACCTGGACGCACTTATCAATGAGAATAG GTATCTACAAGAGAGACTGCAACAATTGCTCGAGGAAAAGGAACTCACGCGTCAATCGTTGTCGAAATATAAG AGCATGCTGGACAGCAAAAGGGCTAAGGGGGCCATGAAGTTGGGAGTCAATTCCGCGGCTGGAACGGTGATGACTCACAAGCAGG TGGAACAACTTCTTCAGGAGAGTTCTTACATTCCGCCTCAGAAATCTGCCGCTGCTGTCACCGATTTACGATGTCTTTGCACAGCCCTGTTGGAGGCGTTGAATGACAAGACTTTAGCTCTGGCGCACCAGAAGAAGGCGAACAA AATATTGGCGTTGAGGATTTGCGAATTGGACAGTGCGATACAATCACCAACCATGAAGCTCTTGGAAGGATACACGAGCGCCAATATTGATTCGAAAT GTGATAATGAGTTAAACGATTTGGATCACGCAGTTAATGGTAATACGGATAGCATCGAGGAGAACAGTATCATAACAGATGAGAACAATGTGCATTGTAGCTCGTCACCCGAGAGTCAAGTTATGCAGCAG